From a single Oreochromis niloticus isolate F11D_XX linkage group LG3, O_niloticus_UMD_NMBU, whole genome shotgun sequence genomic region:
- the LOC109201436 gene encoding NACHT, LRR and PYD domains-containing protein 12-like isoform X3, translated as MEEEDGAASAASSCVSVRSDSSRNRPPTFSHGPAPTMVFNHGAQLTMGQRSQSPVSSCVSVRSDWSRNRPPDFSHEPAPTMVFNHGAQLTIGRKRKRSGVCEEEQLSCCALCQDVLKDPVSISCGHWFCRQCISSYWDQSASSGDSSCPQCGERSRTRVGLQTASQSSCVQTDVGLQEVLDQHKISLRRRCESVTEGSDETGSRTFLNRIYTELYITEGQSEEVHTQHEVRQLETASKMDALHDTPIRCQDIFKALPDQQRPIRVVLTNGVAGVGKTFSVQKFTLDWAEGLENQHISAVVLLSFRELNLVRDEQYSLLELIHVFYPTLQNVTAEKLTVCNLLFIFDGLDESRLSLDFTNRKLVSDVTQKSSVSELLTNLIQGNLLPSALIWITSRPAAANQIPPTCVDRLTEVRGFTDAQKEEYFRRRFSDEELSSRIISHMKTSRSLHIMCSIPVFCWITATVLEHMLTTEQRGELPKTLTDMYSHFLLVQTKRKKNKYHEGHETGPQELMEADRGVLLKLGRLAFEHLERGNIMFYQEDLEQCGLDVTEASVYSGVCTEIFKRECVIFQKPVYCFVHLSIQEFLAAVYMFHCYTNRKSEVLKDFLGKTCKKSSLDDFLKLIIKKSLQSKNGLLDLFVRFLHGLCLESNQRLLGSLLGQTENSPETIQTVINNLKEMNSDKISPDRSINIFHCLMEMNDLSVHQEIQEFLKSENRSEKLSEIQCSALAFMLQMSEEVLDEFDLQKYNTSPEGRRRLTAAVRNCRKAGLTECRLSETHCEVVASALKSNPSHLTELDMSKNKLQDSGVKLLCAGLESPNCRLETLRLKDCGLSESSCDYLAAALKSNPSHLRELDLSNGHSWSSTQNKLQDSGVKHLCGFLESPGCKLETLRLSRCGLSEISCDYLAAALKSNPSHLRELDLSSVYSRWSSNINNYLQNSGVKHLCGFLESPGCGLETLRLSLCGLSKISCDYLAAALKSNPSYLRELDLRLNKLKDKDVKQLSDLQQSPDYRLETLLWEPWQ; from the exons ATGGAAGAAGAGGACGGAGCAGCATCTGCAGcatccagctgtgtgtctgtgaggagtgactcGTCCAGAAACAGACCTCCTACCTTCAGTCATGGACCTGCACCAACAATGGTCTTCAATCATGGAGCTCAGCTGACCAT gggtcagaggtcacagtctccagtatccagctgtgtgtctgtgaggagtgactgGTCCAGAAACAGACCTCCAGACTTCAGTCATGAACCTGCACCAACAATGGTCTTCAATCATGGAGCTCAGCTGACCAT agggaggaagaggaagaggagtggtGTTTGTGAGGAGGAGCAGCTGTCCTGCTGTGCTTTGTGTCAGGACGTCCTGAAGGATCCAGTCTCTATCAGCTGTGGACACTGGTTCTGCAGACAGTGTATCTCCTCATACTGGgatcagtctgcttcatcaggagaCTCCTCCTGTCCCCAGTGTGGAGAAAGATCCAGAACCAGAGTTGGACTGCAGACGgccagtcagagcagctgtgtacaaa cagatgttggtctgcaggaggttttagatcaacataagatcagtctgaggaggagatgtgaaagtgtgactgaaggaagtgatgaaacaggaagtagaaccttcctcaacaggatctacactgagctctacatcacagagggacagagtgaagaggttcatacccaacatgaggtgaggcagctggagacagcttccaagatggacgccctccatgacactccaatcaggtgccaggacatctttaaagccttacctgaccaacagagacccatcagagtggttctgaccaacggcgtcgctggtgttggaaaaaccttctcagtgcagaagttcactctggactgggcagagggcttgGAGAACCAACACATCAGTGCggtggttctgctttcattcagggagctgaacttggtcagagatgagcagtacagtctCCTGGAGCTGATCCATGTTTTCTATCCAACATTACAGAAcgtcacagcagagaagctcACTGTGTGTAatcttttgttcatctttgacggcctggatgaaagcagactttcattggatttcaccaacaggaagcttgtgtctgatgtcacacagaagtcatcGGTCAGCGAGCTGCTGACAAATCTCATCcaggggaatctgcttccctctgctctcatctggataacttcccgacctgcagcagccaatcagatccctcctacatgtgttgacaggctaacagaagtacgaggcttcactgacgcccagaaggaggagtacttcaggaggagattcagtgatgaagagctgtccagcagaatcatctcccacatgaagacatccaggagcctccacatcatgtgtagtatcccagtcttctgctggatcactgctacagttctggagcacatgttgactacagagcagagaggagagctgcccaagaccctgactgacatgtactcacacttcctgctggttcagacaaagaggaagaagaacaagtaccaTGAGGGACATGAGACAGGTCCACAGGAGCTGATGGAGGCTGACAGGGGagttcttctgaagctggggaggctggcgtttgaacatctggagagaggaaacatcatgttctaccaagaagacctggagcagtgtggtctggatgtCACAGaggcctcagtgtactcaggagtttgtacagagatcttcaaaagagagtgtgtgatcttccagaaaccagtttactgctttgttcatctgagcattcaggagtttctggctgcagtctacatgttccactgttacaccaacaggaagtcagaggTGCTGAAGGACTTCCTGggaaaaacatgcaagaagTCATCTCTGGATGATTTTCTCAAGCTAATCATAAAGAAATCCCTCCAGAGTAAAAATGGCCTCCTGGACCTGTTTGTTCGCTTCCTTCATGGCCTCTGTCTGGAGTCCAACCAGAGACTCTTAGGAAGTCTGCTGGGTCAGACAGAGAACAGTCCAGAAACCATCCAGACAGTCATCAACAACCTGAAGGAGATGAACAGTGATAAAATCTCTCCTGACAGAAGCATCaacatcttccactgtctgatggagatgaacgACCTCTCAGTACACCAGGAGATCCAAGAGTTCCTGAAGTCAGAGAACAGATCAGAGAAACTCTCTGAGATCCAGTGCTCAGCTCTGgccttcatgctgcagatgtcagaggaggttctgGATGAGTTTGACCTGCAGAAGTACAACACATCACCAGAGGGACGACGTCGACTGACTGCAGCTGTTaggaactgcagaaaggctGG actgactgagtgtcGACTCTCAGAGACTCACTGTGAAGTTGTGGCCTCAGccctgaagtccaacccctcccatctgacagagctggacatgagtaagaacaagctgcaggattcaggtgtgaagcttctgtgtgctggactggagagtccaaactgtcgactggagactctgag attgaaggactgtggtttgtcagagagcagctgtgattatctggcagcagcgctgaagtccaacccctcccatctgagagagctggacctgagtaatgGCCACTCCTGGTCGTCGACTCagaacaagctgcaggattcaggagtgaagcatctgtgtggtttcctggagagtccaggatgtaaacttgaaactctgag attgagtcgctgtggtttgtcagagatcagctgtgattatctggcagcagcactgaagtccaacccctcccatctgagagagctggacctgagtagtGTATACTCCCGGTGGTCATCTAACATCAACAACTACCTGCAgaattcaggagtgaagcatctgtgtggtttcctggagagtccaggatgtggacttgaaactctgag
- the LOC109201436 gene encoding NACHT, LRR and PYD domains-containing protein 12-like isoform X4 has product MEEEDGAASAASSCVSVRSDSSRNRPPTFSHGPAPTMVFNHGAQLTMGQRSQSPVSSCVSVRSDGSRNRPPDFSHEPAATMVFNHGAQLTIGRKRKRSGVCEEEQLSCCALCQDVLKDPVSISCGHWFCRQCISSYWDQSASSGDSSCPQCGERSRTRVGLQTASQSSCVQTDVGLQEVLDQHKISLRRRCESVTEGSDETGSRTFLNRIYTELYITEGQSEEVHTQHEVRQLETASKMDALHDTPIRCQDIFKALPDQQRPIRVVLTNGVAGVGKTFSVQKFTLDWAEGLENQHISAVVLLSFRELNLVRDEQYSLLELIHVFYPTLQNVTAEKLTVCNLLFIFDGLDESRLSLDFTNRKLVSDVTQKSSVSELLTNLIQGNLLPSALIWITSRPAAANQIPPTCVDRLTEVRGFTDAQKEEYFRRRFSDEELSSRIISHMKTSRSLHIMCSIPVFCWITATVLEHMLTTEQRGELPKTLTDMYSHFLLVQTKRKKNKYHEGHETGPQELMEADRGVLLKLGRLAFEHLERGNIMFYQEDLEQCGLDVTEASVYSGVCTEIFKRECVIFQKPVYCFVHLSIQEFLAAVYMFHCYTNRKSEVLKDFLGKTCKKSSLDDFLKLIIKKSLQSKNGLLDLFVRFLHGLCLESNQRLLGSLLGQTENSPETIQTVINNLKEMNSDKISPDRSINIFHCLMEMNDLSVHQEIQEFLKSENRSEKLSEIQCSALAFMLQMSEEVLDEFDLQKYNTSPEGRRRLTAAVRNCRKAGLTECRLSETHCEVVASALKSNPSHLTELDMSKNKLQDSGVKLLCAGLESPNCRLETLRLKDCGLSESSCDYLAAALKSNPSHLRELDLSNGHSWSSTQNKLQDSGVKHLCGFLESPGCKLETLRLSRCGLSEISCDYLAAALKSNPSHLRELDLSSVYSRWSSNINNYLQNSGVKHLCGFLESPGCGLETLRLSLCGLSKISCDYLAAALKSNPSYLRELDLRLNKLKDKDVKQLSDLQQSPDYRLETLLWEPWQ; this is encoded by the exons ATGGAAGAAGAGGACGGAGCAGCATCTGCAGcatccagctgtgtgtctgtgaggagtgactcGTCCAGAAACAGACCTCCTACCTTCAGTCATGGACCTGCACCAACAATGGTCTTCAATCATGGAGCTCAGCTGACCAT gggtcagaggtcacagtctccagtatccagctgtgtgtctgtgaggagtgacgGGTCCAGAAACAGACCTCCAGACTTCAGTCATGAACCTGCAGCAACAATGGTCTTCAATCATGGAGCTCAGCTGACCAT agggaggaagaggaagaggagtggtGTTTGTGAGGAGGAGCAGCTGTCCTGCTGTGCTTTGTGTCAGGACGTCCTGAAGGATCCAGTCTCTATCAGCTGTGGACACTGGTTCTGCAGACAGTGTATCTCCTCATACTGGgatcagtctgcttcatcaggagaCTCCTCCTGTCCCCAGTGTGGAGAAAGATCCAGAACCAGAGTTGGACTGCAGACGgccagtcagagcagctgtgtacaaa cagatgttggtctgcaggaggttttagatcaacataagatcagtctgaggaggagatgtgaaagtgtgactgaaggaagtgatgaaacaggaagtagaaccttcctcaacaggatctacactgagctctacatcacagagggacagagtgaagaggttcatacccaacatgaggtgaggcagctggagacagcttccaagatggacgccctccatgacactccaatcaggtgccaggacatctttaaagccttacctgaccaacagagacccatcagagtggttctgaccaacggcgtcgctggtgttggaaaaaccttctcagtgcagaagttcactctggactgggcagagggcttgGAGAACCAACACATCAGTGCggtggttctgctttcattcagggagctgaacttggtcagagatgagcagtacagtctCCTGGAGCTGATCCATGTTTTCTATCCAACATTACAGAAcgtcacagcagagaagctcACTGTGTGTAatcttttgttcatctttgacggcctggatgaaagcagactttcattggatttcaccaacaggaagcttgtgtctgatgtcacacagaagtcatcGGTCAGCGAGCTGCTGACAAATCTCATCcaggggaatctgcttccctctgctctcatctggataacttcccgacctgcagcagccaatcagatccctcctacatgtgttgacaggctaacagaagtacgaggcttcactgacgcccagaaggaggagtacttcaggaggagattcagtgatgaagagctgtccagcagaatcatctcccacatgaagacatccaggagcctccacatcatgtgtagtatcccagtcttctgctggatcactgctacagttctggagcacatgttgactacagagcagagaggagagctgcccaagaccctgactgacatgtactcacacttcctgctggttcagacaaagaggaagaagaacaagtaccaTGAGGGACATGAGACAGGTCCACAGGAGCTGATGGAGGCTGACAGGGGagttcttctgaagctggggaggctggcgtttgaacatctggagagaggaaacatcatgttctaccaagaagacctggagcagtgtggtctggatgtCACAGaggcctcagtgtactcaggagtttgtacagagatcttcaaaagagagtgtgtgatcttccagaaaccagtttactgctttgttcatctgagcattcaggagtttctggctgcagtctacatgttccactgttacaccaacaggaagtcagaggTGCTGAAGGACTTCCTGggaaaaacatgcaagaagTCATCTCTGGATGATTTTCTCAAGCTAATCATAAAGAAATCCCTCCAGAGTAAAAATGGCCTCCTGGACCTGTTTGTTCGCTTCCTTCATGGCCTCTGTCTGGAGTCCAACCAGAGACTCTTAGGAAGTCTGCTGGGTCAGACAGAGAACAGTCCAGAAACCATCCAGACAGTCATCAACAACCTGAAGGAGATGAACAGTGATAAAATCTCTCCTGACAGAAGCATCaacatcttccactgtctgatggagatgaacgACCTCTCAGTACACCAGGAGATCCAAGAGTTCCTGAAGTCAGAGAACAGATCAGAGAAACTCTCTGAGATCCAGTGCTCAGCTCTGgccttcatgctgcagatgtcagaggaggttctgGATGAGTTTGACCTGCAGAAGTACAACACATCACCAGAGGGACGACGTCGACTGACTGCAGCTGTTaggaactgcagaaaggctGG actgactgagtgtcGACTCTCAGAGACTCACTGTGAAGTTGTGGCCTCAGccctgaagtccaacccctcccatctgacagagctggacatgagtaagaacaagctgcaggattcaggtgtgaagcttctgtgtgctggactggagagtccaaactgtcgactggagactctgag attgaaggactgtggtttgtcagagagcagctgtgattatctggcagcagcgctgaagtccaacccctcccatctgagagagctggacctgagtaatgGCCACTCCTGGTCGTCGACTCagaacaagctgcaggattcaggagtgaagcatctgtgtggtttcctggagagtccaggatgtaaacttgaaactctgag attgagtcgctgtggtttgtcagagatcagctgtgattatctggcagcagcactgaagtccaacccctcccatctgagagagctggacctgagtagtGTATACTCCCGGTGGTCATCTAACATCAACAACTACCTGCAgaattcaggagtgaagcatctgtgtggtttcctggagagtccaggatgtggacttgaaactctgag
- the LOC109201436 gene encoding NLR family CARD domain-containing protein 3-like isoform X5 — protein MEEEDGAASAASSCVSVRSDSSRNRPPTFSHGPAPTMVFNHGAQLTMGQRSQSPVSSCVSVRSDGSRNRPPDFSHEPAATMVFNHGAQLTMGQRSQSPVSSCVSVRSDWSRNRPPDFSHEPAPTMVFNHGAQLTIGRKRKRSGVCEEEQLSCCALCQDVLKDPVSISCGHWFCRQCISSYWDQSASSGDSSCPQCGERSRTRVGLQTASQSSCVQTDVGLQEVLDQHKISLRRRCESVTEGSDETGSRTFLNRIYTELYITEGQSEEVHTQHEVRQLETASKMDALHDTPIRCQDIFKALPDQQRPIRVVLTNGVAGVGKTFSVQKFTLDWAEGLENQHISAVVLLSFRELNLVRDEQYSLLELIHVFYPTLQNVTAEKLTVCNLLFIFDGLDESRLSLDFTNRKLVSDVTQKSSVSELLTNLIQGNLLPSALIWITSRPAAANQIPPTCVDRLTEVRGFTDAQKEEYFRRRFSDEELSSRIISHMKTSRSLHIMCSIPVFCWITATVLEHMLTTEQRGELPKTLTDMYSHFLLVQTKRKKNKYHEGHETGPQELMEADRGVLLKLGRLAFEHLERGNIMFYQEDLEQCGLDVTEASVYSGVCTEIFKRECVIFQKPVYCFVHLSIQEFLAAVYMFHCYTNRKSEVLKDFLGKTCKKSSLDDFLKLIIKKSLQSKNGLLDLFVRFLHGLCLESNQRLLGSLLGQTENSPETIQTVINNLKEMNSDKISPDRSINIFHCLMEMNDLSVHQEIQEFLKSENRSEKLSEIQCSALAFMLQMSEEVLDEFDLQKYNTSPEGRRRLTAAVRNCRKAGLTECRLSETHCEVVASALKSNPSHLTELDMSKNKLQDSGVKLLCAGLESPNCRLETLRLKDCGLSESSCDYLAAALKSNPSHLRELDLSNGHSWSSTQNKLQDSGVKHLCGFLESPGCKLETLRLSLCGLSKISCDYLAAALKSNPSYLRELDLRLNKLKDKDVKQLSDLQQSPDYRLETLLWEPWQ, from the exons ATGGAAGAAGAGGACGGAGCAGCATCTGCAGcatccagctgtgtgtctgtgaggagtgactcGTCCAGAAACAGACCTCCTACCTTCAGTCATGGACCTGCACCAACAATGGTCTTCAATCATGGAGCTCAGCTGACCAT gggtcagaggtcacagtctccagtatccagctgtgtgtctgtgaggagtgacgGGTCCAGAAACAGACCTCCAGACTTCAGTCATGAACCTGCAGCAACAATGGTCTTCAATCATGGAGCTCAGCTGACCAT gggtcagaggtcacagtctccagtatccagctgtgtgtctgtgaggagtgactgGTCCAGAAACAGACCTCCAGACTTCAGTCATGAACCTGCACCAACAATGGTCTTCAATCATGGAGCTCAGCTGACCAT agggaggaagaggaagaggagtggtGTTTGTGAGGAGGAGCAGCTGTCCTGCTGTGCTTTGTGTCAGGACGTCCTGAAGGATCCAGTCTCTATCAGCTGTGGACACTGGTTCTGCAGACAGTGTATCTCCTCATACTGGgatcagtctgcttcatcaggagaCTCCTCCTGTCCCCAGTGTGGAGAAAGATCCAGAACCAGAGTTGGACTGCAGACGgccagtcagagcagctgtgtacaaa cagatgttggtctgcaggaggttttagatcaacataagatcagtctgaggaggagatgtgaaagtgtgactgaaggaagtgatgaaacaggaagtagaaccttcctcaacaggatctacactgagctctacatcacagagggacagagtgaagaggttcatacccaacatgaggtgaggcagctggagacagcttccaagatggacgccctccatgacactccaatcaggtgccaggacatctttaaagccttacctgaccaacagagacccatcagagtggttctgaccaacggcgtcgctggtgttggaaaaaccttctcagtgcagaagttcactctggactgggcagagggcttgGAGAACCAACACATCAGTGCggtggttctgctttcattcagggagctgaacttggtcagagatgagcagtacagtctCCTGGAGCTGATCCATGTTTTCTATCCAACATTACAGAAcgtcacagcagagaagctcACTGTGTGTAatcttttgttcatctttgacggcctggatgaaagcagactttcattggatttcaccaacaggaagcttgtgtctgatgtcacacagaagtcatcGGTCAGCGAGCTGCTGACAAATCTCATCcaggggaatctgcttccctctgctctcatctggataacttcccgacctgcagcagccaatcagatccctcctacatgtgttgacaggctaacagaagtacgaggcttcactgacgcccagaaggaggagtacttcaggaggagattcagtgatgaagagctgtccagcagaatcatctcccacatgaagacatccaggagcctccacatcatgtgtagtatcccagtcttctgctggatcactgctacagttctggagcacatgttgactacagagcagagaggagagctgcccaagaccctgactgacatgtactcacacttcctgctggttcagacaaagaggaagaagaacaagtaccaTGAGGGACATGAGACAGGTCCACAGGAGCTGATGGAGGCTGACAGGGGagttcttctgaagctggggaggctggcgtttgaacatctggagagaggaaacatcatgttctaccaagaagacctggagcagtgtggtctggatgtCACAGaggcctcagtgtactcaggagtttgtacagagatcttcaaaagagagtgtgtgatcttccagaaaccagtttactgctttgttcatctgagcattcaggagtttctggctgcagtctacatgttccactgttacaccaacaggaagtcagaggTGCTGAAGGACTTCCTGggaaaaacatgcaagaagTCATCTCTGGATGATTTTCTCAAGCTAATCATAAAGAAATCCCTCCAGAGTAAAAATGGCCTCCTGGACCTGTTTGTTCGCTTCCTTCATGGCCTCTGTCTGGAGTCCAACCAGAGACTCTTAGGAAGTCTGCTGGGTCAGACAGAGAACAGTCCAGAAACCATCCAGACAGTCATCAACAACCTGAAGGAGATGAACAGTGATAAAATCTCTCCTGACAGAAGCATCaacatcttccactgtctgatggagatgaacgACCTCTCAGTACACCAGGAGATCCAAGAGTTCCTGAAGTCAGAGAACAGATCAGAGAAACTCTCTGAGATCCAGTGCTCAGCTCTGgccttcatgctgcagatgtcagaggaggttctgGATGAGTTTGACCTGCAGAAGTACAACACATCACCAGAGGGACGACGTCGACTGACTGCAGCTGTTaggaactgcagaaaggctGG actgactgagtgtcGACTCTCAGAGACTCACTGTGAAGTTGTGGCCTCAGccctgaagtccaacccctcccatctgacagagctggacatgagtaagaacaagctgcaggattcaggtgtgaagcttctgtgtgctggactggagagtccaaactgtcgactggagactctgag attgaaggactgtggtttgtcagagagcagctgtgattatctggcagcagcgctgaagtccaacccctcccatctgagagagctggacctgagtaatgGCCACTCCTGGTCGTCGACTCagaacaagctgcaggattcaggagtgaagcatctgtgtggtttcctggagagtccaggatgtaaacttgaaactctgag